The Betta splendens chromosome 12, fBetSpl5.4, whole genome shotgun sequence genome contains the following window.
cggggagTATGACGGGTCACAGAAACGGCGTTTCCAAAACGCGTCATGTCCGTTTGTGCCGTGTCACGAGACGCGTCGTGACATGTTTTGGAAATGCCGTTTTTGTGACCCCCTTGGCTCGCCGTACAGGCGGCTCGCCGTACATACCTGAGGACGGTCCGCGTCATCTGGAGCTTGCCCGCGGCCGAGCCTCTCTGCAGCACCAGCTTCCCGATGGCTGCGTCGGCCCGGTGCTGCTGCACGTGGGGGCTGGTGCTGGCCACGGCCACGTCGTGCCACGTCCCCAAGAACTGCAAGAGGCCGCGAAACAAAGGCAGCGTCAGCAAAGCGCAGGGTTCAGGAGCGTTTGACTCCCAAcgtcaataaaaacaaatacaaagaaaaaTCGGCTTAAAATGTTTTCTCGCATTAGTCCTAAACTCAACACAATTCAAATTTACGAAAAAAGGCAGCGCTGCAAAAACAAATCCACTGACCCGGGAGAGGTCAAAGTTCTCCTGCGTGGGGTAAACAGGATCTGACAGCACAGGGACCCCCTGGATGGACCAGGCCCATCCCAGGACCAgcacaggaaccagaaccactgcCTTCAGCATCCTATCGGTCTGTCGGCGGACCCGTCTCTGAGAGGACTGGAGTTTGAGACGCAGAATCCCAGAAAAAAGCACCTCCCGAGGCCTCGCTGCTTCTGACACCCTCTATTAACAGGGCAACAACCTGCCTGCTATGGCCCCAGtgtgtacccccccccccctcagcaaaaagcaaacaagcagcGGAGCAAAGTTCTGCCTCTCTGTGTCCTGATTTGcctgagcagctgctcagtTCATGATCAACATGCAAACGTCAATATGCATCATGATCGGAGCGACCGGACAGAAACCACCACAcagaatgtttgttttaaacctGCGCATGTTTGGGTTCAGCGCTGAGTGTTCAACCCACCTCCACCCCAGTCGCAACAGCTCCCACAGTCCTTTGCGTGACCTAAACACGAGTGACGTGGAGCATGAACGCTTCTGACAGCGGCTGAAACTTAATGTCACCTTATGTGAAGCGGAGAAACCAGCATTTTGTTTCATCTGCAGCTTGAGCTAAAACTATTAACCGCAACCACAAACGATGCCTCCACAGTTTAGTGTTTAGAGaactaatgttttatttattaatatagaTTCATAAAGTGATCAGAGacactgactgtgttttatcaggAGCTTGTTTTTAATGCGTGGACTGGTTGGTTGATAAAAGCACTTTATAACAAAACCCACATTACAAATTTGCCATACATTTGGTTTTGACGCTAACCTAATACGTGTGACTTTGTTTGTGGACTTTATTCCTAATGCGTATTAAGATAAAAACAGATTAATTCGGCGCAGTAACGACGTGACGTCATCTCCTCCTGGTTGTCTGGTGAGTGTTCAGGGTCTGACCCTAAAGCAAAAAACAAGCCATTAATAATGATGAAATCATTTAGTTTGTTTGCGTGTAAATTAGACTGTGCTTGTCCTAATTTTTATGGCCCAAATTAAATTTTGAAACTCATACAACGTCACTTGTTCTCGTTCTCAGGCGGCACCGCATTCGTTTTCGACCCAGAAACCTGAACATAAAAGACAACTACTGGTGAACGATGGAAACCTCTGCAGATCCGTGGTGTTTGGAGACAAATGTGAAGTGAGCGTCGTACCTGAGGCTGAGCGGTAGCTTCCGTCACGTGCTGATTGACAGTGCACACATCTGTAAAGACAGAGAGTTCGAGAAAGGCTGGTTAAAGAACCCAGCTGAGCCGATGCTTAACGTAAACACACCTTTGTTCATGATGATGCTGTCGTCTCTCAGTTTGTGCTGTCTGACCAGCGTTTTGAACTCCTCCAGCGCAGCGGGACTCACGTCGACAGCGCGACCTGGAGAAAGCGCAGCTGACGTCACGCGGACTCACCTGCACCTGAGACCGAAGCGCGAGTCACTCACTGAGAAGCTTCAGCGACGTGGTTCTGTTCCCCGACGGCTGCTCGGTGCTCAGGAGCAGCAACACGGCGTAATGCTCGTAGCTCACGCGGAGCACGTAGGAATAGACGTCCGCCGAGAACTCTGCAACGCACGCCTCATTGAGTCAGACCCAACGAATTCTGACTCAAAGAGTCCGAACGCTGATGAACACTTACTGGGATTATGATGGAAGAACCTTCCCGGAACATCAGTCAGGCTTAAAAGCCTGGACGACGGCTGGCACGTGCcgttcctgcacacacacacacacacacacacacacacacacacacacacacacacacacacacacacacacacacacacacacacaggttacaGCCGGAGGATGGACTCAAACTCGCACCGTGATACCAGAGATGCAGAGATGTGGACCTGATGCGCGTGGACGTGACTGTGAAGTTGCGCCCGGGACCGACGCCTTGCAGGTCCAGTGCCACGATGACGGGGCTCACCCTCTTCCTGTGCATGTAGTGGGGGCAGGTGGAGACCACCGCCAGATCGTACCAGCGCCCCATGAACTGCAGGGAACGCACAGGTTCGCTTTTTGGACTTCATTATTAAACACGTAAACGAGTGAAGCTCACGCGGTCCAGGTCAAAGCCATCCTGTATGAGCTTCTCTGGGCTGATGTCATCGCTGTGGATCATCCACACCGAGCCCAGGAGCAGCACGAGCCCCAGAACCGCCGCCGTCCTCATCCCGTCTCTCGCCGAACCCTAAACCTGCTGCCGCAGGCGCGTGCAACGTTCCGTTTGTACCCGCGCgtctgggtttgtttgtttgttttccagttaaTCACCAACAAACGACTGGACTTCAGAACCTGAGCAAACAAGCAGTCGATGCGAAACGATCTGGTCCCACTGCGTCAGTATTAGATTGGTGAAGATCCCAGTGTGTGAGAACATCCTGCATGTTTGCATaaactgtatgtaaatgtaggTTTATTGATTCTCTCTTCTCTCAGCGAAGGAGAATAATCATTAACTTTACTTGAACCTGATTTCTTTGAACATTGAGTTGTTTACTAGTAAAGTACATATATTTTAGATGACATCATCTAAAATAAGACCAAGTTAACTgcaacattaaaaatgtttgatgagaacagaaatgaaaggaatcatttaactttaatttaaataaaaggcAATTCAACAGAAACGAGACCAGACTTCAGTCACTCcagaaacattatttttattatttagttttgTCATGAGGCCATGAGTATGAAAATATACTAAACCACTACATACGAACAGCACGGTTCACACGTTTTACTTCCTATTTGTTGTATTTGCAGCCGGATCGATGACGACGGCGACTCTTCAGGCTTCTTCCTAGTAAGTAAAAGTCACGGTCACGGGAGCATCTGGGAAACGGGAGGGAAACCAGTTCACAGGGTTTTATTACACGCTCTGTCCGAGTCTGAAGCTCGGCTCAGTCAGTGCTGGAGCGTTCCCACCTATTGGCTGGATGCGGATGCGGATGCGGATGCTGCTGGCGGGCAGTTCTCTGTGGGTCCCATAAACAAACAAGGGTCATTTATTGCTCCACAGCGTCTACACGTCCGTTTTCCCCGTTCTCCAGACTTTACCTGCTGGAGGAGGGGTCAGAATGGACTCTCTGGACAGGCCCCAGGACAGAGCAAAGGCCTTGAACTTCTGGACCACGTCATTCCTCAGCTTCTGAGTGCGGCCTGCgaacacgcacagacgcacgaGACGGTGACGAACGGAACCAATTGGACCGTTGTGGAGCCGTGGGAGCGCGACTCACCGTAGAGCGCCACCTGCGTGTACTCCCTGTTGAACACCTTGTGTTTGAGGACCACGGCGTAGTCGGTGTAGTTGGTCTCCACCACCGTGATGTCCTTCACCATGTTATGGGCTGACGAAGCACAAAAAGGGGACAAATGACACGCGTCGCACTGGGGAGAACGCGGGGTTGGGTCAGTAGAGACTCACTGGTGCTGAAGTAGGTGAACTGTCCAGATATGTTGGTCTTCTCGTACTGGTACAGCTTCTTCAGGCAACCTATGGGTCTGAAGCATGCGGAGAAAACACACTGtattcatcatcattacagGAGCaagtgctctcacacacacacacacacacacacacacacacacacacacacacacacacgcactcacgtgGCGTCCCACATCGTGAGGTTAGCGTTGCCGTTGGCCAGCGCTGCCACGGTTCCCATGGAGATCTTCACATGGTCCCTGAAGGGGGCGAAGCGCGGGGAGTCGTAGGCGATGCCCACGCGGTACCATTTCCCTGCGAACTGAGCACGAACACTTCACTTCCCTAGAACACGCAGCATTTTGGCTCTAATGGAGGAAGTAAAGCTCCACAAAAGCCTTATGTATGAGCAGCACCAGTCTGAATCTGCTAATTAGGGGTTTCAAGTATTTTTAGGGTCCGACGCCAGGAGAACAGGAGCTGTATTTACACCATGTTGTCTTAGTGTCTTGGTGGGAGGGGAGCGAGACTCCAACCAGCTCAGGAAGCGACTACATTAATCTGTTGCTGTACATGAATCGAGCTGATTTACAGCAGGCTTTGGACATGACTGTGGGCCGAGGCTTGTggctggctgcagctcaggattCTGATTAAATCACAGCAGATTAGGTCGGACCATTTGATGGAAACAGCCTGAACTTTGAGTCAgttcctaaaataaaaaaacccacTGGAATAAATCTGATGAGATCAACACCTGATGTTTTCGCTGTGTCAAAAGAACGTCCCCACATCAGTGTGTgacaaaaacagtaaaaaggAGTTTACAGAGTCCTTACTGATAATTAGTGGCATGAATGAAGGTCACCAGCTGAACAGCAGGGCGCCTTGTTCTCCTACAGCTCTACTAAACGCTGTCCGTCTTACCCTCTGCAGGTTGAAATCTCTCTGTGGCTTCACGTCGGCGTGGACCATCATCACCAGCATCGCCGTGAcggcggcagctgctgctctggcgCCCATGGCTGCGAGCAGAACCGAAGCGGACGGGCTGAAGGGTTGCAGCGGGGCGTCTCAGCCGGGCTGGAGCGGACTGCAGTCCACAGACAGGTACAGAGAAGCAAATGTGGCAATGTTTGCTTTCCTCCTGATCCGCCCACCCGCCCATCAGCCAATCGGCAGCCGGCCCCGGGGAACAGTGGCCAAGTGTCCGACGAACGGGCCTCGAAAAACAGCCCAGACTCAACACTTGACCTCGTCCACGCGTCCGGGAATACAGCGCGACTGTGGTTTATTCGCATCAGCTGGACCTCATGTGGTGTGAGACGTGCTGGTTTCACAAGAACCaaactaaacaggaagcaggagcatgGAAGCAGGCGCAGCCCTAATAGTGAAACAAACCAACATCTTGAGACGCGACCCGAGGTCTCGAGGCTTAATGTCACGTCAGAGAGTCCACATTTACGCAAAAGCAGCAACTGCTCTGAGAATTATCATTTTCTCCCAGTAAAAATATTTCCCACCAAAGAAAAACACCATTTGTTGTAGACAGGCagttcataaaaataaaaaaacccatACGTGGAAATTGTAAATAAACCTAGACAGACACTTTTAAAACATACTAAGGTTAAACAGATAAAATTAGGACTGGGTCAAGTTCTGGAGAGTGTTGTGGTTGTTGGACAACTTAATGTTGAGGATTTGTACTACAGTGGGTAATTTAAAGTACCATCATGGATGCGGTTGTGAACCAAGTCAAAAACAGATGCTTAGAATTGGAATAGGTCATTATGTTAAACATCAGCAGTGAGTCCGGAAAATACAGGGAGGAGAGCAAACGAGCAGCAAACAGTGGTCGCAGTCAGAGCCCAGATGAAGAatttaaatagattttattaataatgattTTCCATTTCAACACTGTTTTCATCTCATTTCCATGAAAGTCATGACGTACATCGTTAACCTTCTTCGGGACCAGAGGACATCGGCGTGTGCGTCTCTCACACTGTGCACAGCACCTCACAAACCTCTCCTACACAAACAGAGCCGTCACCTGTGCAACAAGTGAACACAAGTTAAATAATCAACAAAACAACTGGTCACTGACATACAGGCAGACGTGTACGAGCGAGTTTCCTTCGCCAGCGCTGTTGGTTGGATGCTCCTGAGGACCACCACAGGGAGGAgagtgcaaaaaaacaaacaataacaaatAGGAGGCATGAGGGACAgcatcacaacaacacaagcctcCTGGTTTGTGATCTGTGCCCCCAGCTGAGCATCATTATGACCATGGAGGTGAGCTCATCCTGGCTGATGTTTGATGGCATGAGATGGGAAGACTAGCGAGAAGCGTGAGGCGTTCTCTCAGAGAACTGCTTAAACATCAAGACAGACACGCATGGACTGACAGTATTTATTTGGTGTGTTGGGGCAAAATGAGTCTTCCTCCGGCCAATCAGGTGACTCCATCTCTGACGTCAGGTTTACTATGTGCTTGTCATTTAGAGAAACACTCGAGTGGGGAAAAACATAACTGGCTCCTGGTCCACAATTACAGTCAATTAAATCAAGATCCATTCAATTTCTGACAGGTTCATAGGATTAAAAAggagaacaaaacacacaactgcGGTTCGATTGTCGTCCACTCACACGTAAATGCCCTTTTAAAATCCCCAATTCACAAAgccacactttcacacaaaggaaacgaatgcaaacacacaatcaaaatCAATAATTTAAACTCAAACAGCAAGCGTCAACATGAAAACATCTTATTCAGAGTGCTCTGCTTTGAGGCTGTGTAGTCATGCGCCCCCTAGTGGTCGTAGTTAAGAAGTGCAACCCACATTCAGAAGCATCGTAACAGCCAAGCTGTTCCCTTAGGTACGTACAGTAAATCACACGTTTCACTTCATGTCATCAGTGGTTACTCATTTGCTTTTCAGACATTCATGAGAACATATCACACTCATCATTAAAGAGTACACAAGCAGGgataaacattaacattttaactGCTGCGTTGCTTGGGTTTTTCCCAAAGCAGGGGAATGATTGGCGAGAACCACGTTCAAAGCCAGTGCAAAAATACTAACAAGGagcaattattaaaataaagcagTTGATGAGTTTCCACAACAGAAGTCATGAATTAACTCCTCCAATAATgtggctgtgctgtttgtgatcTGTGACATGGGCCGTTGCAAACACGGCTCACGTCAGCAAGAACAGTTTGGAGTGTGAACGTGAAGAGGATGGATTCCTCCACTATACACTGATTAATTCCAAGTAGGAAACATCTGAAATGTACACAACTGCTGTTTTCCGGTTTCACAATGGCTGAAAGTGAGGTTTGGTtcagaaataatgaaaaaaaaaaaaaaatagatggaGGTGGATTATCTCAAATGTGTGGAATGGTTTGGATAAAGGCTTAAAAcgaaaagagggagagaaactCAAGTCACAGTTTGGACTGGGAGATCAGAGGGTCGGGGAAAAATGGCAGCAACATCTGGACTCGTTCCCACTGTGACATCAACACAAGCAGAATAAACCCATTTCCAAAATATCCAGGGGTCTTTCCCAGGGATCCGGGGAAACGATGCAAGACGGGGGAACTCTTCACGAGATATATGGGAGTCGAGTAGATAAGAGGTTGAAATGCGGCAAGCGGAGATAAAACACAGGAACCGTATTTGATGCTGTGTGCGGACCTGGGCCTGTGAACCTGGGAGCTGAACTCGCAGTAAGGCACAGTGCTCTGCGGGTGGTTTATGCTCATTCATGCTGCTTCAAGCTCAAATGACAGCTATTGCGAACAGCAGACGTCCCTCTTCAGCTGCTGTAGTATAATCCATGCATCCCCTCCGCCGGTAATGTCCCCAGCCCCCCCGTCTTTGAATCTTTGGATCGCTTGGCTCTCTGGAGTCTGGGAGAGCGTCCTTCTTCAGCAACGGAATACTGACGATAACACAAGTCTTTACCAATCAGGCGAATTGGCGCTTGTGGCGCTTCAGTCAAGTCAGCCGTTATAAAAGACACACATCCTACAGTAGGAAACTCTACCCTTTGACTTCACCTGCACAATACAGCCACAGAGGCCCACGACCTGCCAGCTTAGTCAGAGAACAGGCCTGTAGACCAGGGCGGGATCACTTGGATCGTTCACTTCCAGCAGCTGATGTGAGATGCATTTAGCAGCTTTCCTTTTGAGCACAGGTTTGGATACACAGCAGGCAAAAACTACACAACAAAAGACATACAACTGCTTAAATTACTAAAACCTTTAGAATTCcttaaatatgtaaacaaacacTACAACTTAAATATATTTGGTGTAATGCAGACAAAGCTTTTAACAAATACATCAGCTTGTATGTGGAGCGTGGACTAGTGCACTTTAAACACTGGGGAGTCATTCAGGTCCGTCACTGGTCTACCAGAAGCACCGTAACCAGTGGTTACACTGATAATTGATCTAATTTTGTcgttttttcattttctaccaAGCAGCGTTGCCTCCGCTGGCTGATTGTGCAAGTCAGGTCAACAGTAGAGTCTCCAGTCTTTTATAAAACAATCTTGCTAACGTTACATCTAACAGAGGGACAGTGTAGGTCCTCGTAGGTGCCTCCACTGTGCCAGCCACTGCGTGTACTGAATCTGTGTTCCTTTTTTATCATCCATCGAGTTTATGGTTGTGTGTAGTTTCAAGTGTTTGCATTCAGGATGCCAGGCAGCCTAGACGTTTCCGTCATCCTTCTACTAAACATCTGCTTTAACAGACCATGATGAACGGGTGGGGGAAGTTTGATGTATGTGCTGGGGAGCTGTAAAGGGGGAATTTAGGTTTCCAAATACACATAGTAGCtgggtttgtgtgcgtgtgtctctctctctttctctcatgtTTGCTGAGGTAGTGAGAGGATATGTCAGGTGTGGAATGGATGGAGGGAATGTCTGTTTTTTAGGGGTCAAAGAGCTAAATGGTTGTAGGAGTGTACTGTGTAGTTGTGTAGATGTGTTGGCATCTCATGGTATGGCTGTTGTGTTGTATTCTCTGTGTAGAGGGGGGGGGCATGGTCCTGTGCTCCTTCATCCTGGTCACATAGTATTATCCTCTTTTCACCAtcagcatgtctgtgtgtgtatgtttgtgtacaaGTGTGGATGTTGTGGTCTGCCTGGTCATCACAACTTGTGTTTTCCTGACAGTATAGCGCGGTAAAGCTCATCGTCCAGCTGCACgtagcgccctctgctggaatCCATGAAGTACACTCTGTCCGACACTGCACTGGGATCAAAGCCTTCCCGTCGCAGGTCTGCCTTCTGGAACTTAAATGTTCCTGATAAAGAGAGTTTAAGACAGTTTCATTTACCACATatattttaagtttttaagAGTGAATTTACACTAGTGAACATAAAAACCTACCTGTCTTGTCAACCTCTGGCAGAAAGCGGAGGAAGACGGGTCTTGCGTATGGAGGAAGAGTCTTCTCCATGTCTTTCACAAACTTTTGCAGGTCAGTGGAGTGAGACGGATCAGCAATGGCCGCCATTCCAGCTTTTCCTTCAGCTcctgaacacaaacaggcacatcATGTAGAGGTTTGACATCAAATACATCTTTGTAGAAAGACAAGCATCGTTCTAGACATGCAGTGGGTCGAGTTTTCGCTGTGGTGCAAAATCCAGCACAATCATAATATGCAGTACTTGGGCCAATCAGTCAAAATCTGACAAACTTTATTTGAATGAAAATTGGTATTATAAGTATTAGCATTAAATTGTAATCACTTTGTGATGAACTTGAAGTTTTTACCTGGCACTTCCACTCCATACACAACTACATCTTTCATGTCCAGCAGTCTGCTGAGAGTTCCCTCCACTTCTGTTGTTGAGACGTTCTCTCCTTTCCAGCGGAAAGTGTCTCCTGTTCGGTCCTTGAAGTACATGTGGCCGTTTTCATCCATAATCAACACATCACCTGgtgaaaaggggggaaaaattATGTTATTGCATCTCAATCAGCTGGGAATGAAGAAAAACACCTTTGTTTAGTTAGTTAGTAACTAACCGGAGAGATAGGCACTGTCTCCTTTCTTAAAGACACTATGAGCAATTTTCTTGTTGGTAGCGGATTCATTGACATAACCATCAAACCTTCGAAGGGGGTCGTTCTGAATGATCTTGCCTACAAGTTGGCCAGGTTCACCTACAGAGAAGTGGTAAAGGTTAATTAATGTGTAACAAGAACTAACTCAAATGACCAGTTACATTGTTCAATATGTATAAACAGGAAACGCACCTGGTTTACAGGGAATGCAAACGCCATCAGGTCCCCTAATAAGCTCCATGGTCTCCTCATTGACCCTCACCAGTCGGATGGGGTAGATAAAGGGTAGAATCTGACTGTTGAAACCACACGCTCCAATCTAGAGCACAGAGGAAACATGTCAAAGAAGAAGCCAAACAAACTAACA
Protein-coding sequences here:
- the LOC114866840 gene encoding protein AMBP-like isoform X2, with protein sequence MRTAAVLGLVLLLGSVWMIHSDDISPEKLIQDGFDLDRFMGRWYDLAVVSTCPHYMHRKRVSPVIVALDLQGVGPGRNFTVTSTRIRNGTCQPSSRLLSLTDVPGRFFHHNPKFSADVYSYVLRVSYEHYAVLLLLSTEQPSGNRTTSLKLLSRAVDVSPAALEEFKTLVRQHKLRDDSIIMNKDVCTVNQHVTEATAQPQVSGSKTNAVPPENENKP
- the ptgdsa gene encoding prostaglandin D2 synthase a → MGARAAAAAVTAMLVMMVHADVKPQRDFNLQRFAGKWYRVGIAYDSPRFAPFRDHVKISMGTVAALANGNANLTMWDATPIGCLKKLYQYEKTNISGQFTYFSTTHNMVKDITVVETNYTDYAVVLKHKVFNREYTQVALYGRTQKLRNDVVQKFKAFALSWGLSRESILTPPPAENCPPAASASASASSQ
- the LOC114866840 gene encoding protein AMBP-like isoform X1, encoding MRTAAVLGLVLLLGSVWMIHSDDISPEKLIQDGFDLDRFMGRWYDLAVVSTCPHYMHRKRVSPVIVALDLQGVGPGRNFTVTSTRIRNGTCQPSSRLLSLTDVPGRFFHHNPKFSADVYSYVLRVSYEHYAVLLLLSTEQPSGNRTTSLKLLSRAVDVSPAALEEFKTLVRQHKLRDDSIIMNKDVCTVNQHVTEATAQPQVSGSKTNAVPPENENKVRP